The Methanoregula sp. UBA64 genome contains the following window.
GCCCAGAAAGGCTTTGTGACCGCCCATGTCTTCATCTCTCCTTCGGCCTCGCTCTCCAAGCCAAAAGTCCTCTACCAGCAGATCTGCGCCGCTCTCCGGACCGCAGAGACCGACCATGCGTTAAAGACCGTCATCGACAACTGGCTCTTTGCCATCGAGGAGAGGCTGGCATCTGCCGCGAGCGGCATGGACGACGCGGCCCTTGAAACGGCAACAGAAAAGGAGATCGAATCGTCCCTTGCCCTCATCGGCGGGAACAACACCGGGCTTGCCGCGGCCCTGCGCACCTATTACCAGGCGAGTAACACCGGCGATTATCCGGCAGCCCAGGCTGCTATCGGCTGGATCGCGGGAGAGCCCACGGTGGGCCGGGATTTCCGGCAGAAGGCCGGGGTTCGGGGCGATGTCGACGATGCAACCGCGTTCTTTTTCCTTGCCGGCCTTGTCGAGATCGTCCGGGGTGCGGGATACCGGGGGCTGGTTGTTGCCATCGACGAGATGGAGATCACCCAGGGGCTCCAGCGGGCGCAACGGGAGAAGAGCTACCAGACGCTTGCCCGGCTTATCGATGCGCTCGACGGCGGCAGGATGCCCTACTGTTACTTCCTCTTTACCGGCACTCCTGCATTTTTCGACAGTTCGCGGGGCATCCGCTCGGCACCCCCCCTGTACGACCGGATCAGTGTCGACGGCGACGGTGCGTTCAAGAACCCACGACAGCCGCAGATCCAGCTCGCCCGGTTCGATACCGCGAAACTGGAACTCGTGGCCCTGAAGGTCTGCGAGGTGTACTCGGAGGCCTACCGGGAGGTAGACCGGGAACGGGTCTCCCACCGGTTCATCCGGGCGATGATAAAAAAGATCACCGGCCGGTTCGGGGGCCGGGTCGATATTATCCCAAGGATCTTCTTAAAGGAGTTTGTCGACGTGCTCGACAAGTGCGAGCTCTATGACGATTTCAATCCCTCGGACGGCTACGAGTTCGAGGCAGAGCACCTCAAAGGGGAACTCAGGGCCGAGGAAGAGGCCGTGATGGTCATGGATTTTTAAGGTGAAACACTGATACTGTTTTATCCCAGTACGGAAGAATGATAGTGATATGCGTGGGGTCGTAGTTCTGCCGGCGGTTGTGGCCGTGCTCTTTTTCCTCATCGTTCTTCCTGCCGTGGCCCAGCCGGTCACCATCACTGCCTCGCCCTCGACGGTCCATCAGGGCGATACGATCTTCCTCTCCGGCAATGTCTCCGGGGTCCATACCATTGCAGTCTTCCTCTTTCTCGTTGGCCCGGATCTCGATTCCCGGGGCGTGACCCTGGAGAATGTGAATGTCCCGGCAGGCCGGGGGCTGTTTACCACGGCGCCGGTCGATATGAAGGACGGGACCTGGCAGTACGCCTGGGATACCTCGGTGATTCTCGGGAACCTTAACCCGGGCACGTACACGGTCTATGTCGTCACGGCCCCGGTCGACCATGAACGGGTCAGCGCCGGGCCGTACGCTACCACAAAGATCACCATCGAACCGTCAGAAGCGGAAGCAACCCCGATCCCCCTCTCCCCGTGGAGTACGGTTCTTGCCCTGGCAATTACCGCATGTGCCGGGACAATGCTCCTTTCCCGGCAGAATAAATCGGGTTAAAAAAAACAATAAAAATAAGGATCCGGGACCGCCCGGATTGCTTTTTTTTACAAGCCGGTCCGGCCGTTCTTCTTTTCCTGCCGCCGGACTTTTACCGATGCAGCATGGGCAAAGAGTCCCTCTGCGGTGGCAAGGGTCTCGATGGTGTCCCCGATGCTTTCCAGTCCCTCGCGGGAGAGGATCTGCACCGAGGAGGTCTTGCAGAAGTGGTGGACGTCAAGCCCCGAGTACTGCCGGGCGTACCCGGCGGTCGGGAGCACATGGTTGGTGCCGGAGGCATAATCCCCGCAGGCAACCGGGGTATAGGGCCCGACAAAGATTGCCCCGGCATTCCTGATCCCGGAGAGCACCGGCAGGGTATCTGCCACCTGGATGGAGAGGTGCTCGGGGGCTACCGTATTCGAGATGGCGACTGCTTCCCGGAGGTCGCCTGCAACAATATAGCCGGAATTATTGAGCGCTTTGAGTACGATCTCCTTCCGGGGGGCGATCTCTGCCTGTTTCTTTACCTCTGCGCCCACCGCGCCGGCAACTTTTTCCGAGGTTGCGATAAGGAGGCAGGCGGCATTCGGGTCGTGCTCGGCCTGCGCAATGATATCGGCTGCAACAAACGACGGGACGGCACTTTCGTCGGCAATGACCGCGATCTCGCTCGGGCCTGCGGGGAAATCGATCTCGGCATACTCGCGGAGCATCATCTTTGCCGCGGTCACGTACACGTTCCCGGGGCCGACGATCTTCTCCACCGGGTCGATGGACTCTGTCCCAATAGCCATCGCGGCAATGGCCTGTGCTCCCCCGCACTGGTAGACCTCGCTGACCCCGGCGATGTCAAGGGCTACGAGCGTGAGCGGCTGGATCGGTGGCGGCGAGCAGCAGCAGATCTCCTCTACCCCGGCGATCCGTGCCGGGACCGTGCACATGAGGGCAGTTGAAGGGTAGGCGGCACGTCCTCCCGGAATGTATGCGCCGATCCGCGAGAGCGGGGTGGTCTTGACCCCGAGCGTGATACCGGGCTCCAGTTCGTTGAGCCAGAGCCCCCGGGGGAGCTGGAGCTCGTGGAACCGGCTGATCCGGGCCTCGGCCTCGATAAGGCTCTCGGTTACCCGGGGATCGACCTTCTCGTACGCAGCCTCCCGTGCATCCTCATCAACGGCGAGATCCTCCTGGTGAACCTTGTCGAACTTCTCCGTAAGTTCAAGGACGGCCGCATCGCCCCGGTCCCGGACCTGATCGATAATCCCTTGGACGGTCTCTTTTACCGCGCCAAGCTGCGAGGTCCGCCGCGCCATCCAGGTATCGACATCAACCGCGTGCCACATAGCAGGAAAAATCGGCGGGAAAGGTTGTTAAGGTTTCGTTGGCTGACGGCGACTCGTCCCTTTTAGGCAACCGGGCCGTCTCCCGACGTTTTGGGCCGGAACTTCAGGAGAAGGTAGACGAGCGCCATGCCGATGATGAATGCCACGGTCATGGAGAGGAAAAGGGCGAGCAGGCCGATGGCGCAGGTGACCGGGAGGTTGTCGGATTTGAGGCTGTGCCGGCCCATCTCGATCCCGACAAAGACCAGGAGCGCCCCGAGCACCCCGACCGCCACAATGGAGAGTACCTCGGGGGAGGTGAAAAAGAGGGCGAGGACAATGAAGATCACGCCGGCAATGATGCTGGCGCCGCCGGTCCGTGCCCCGTACCGGTACTGGCCGGCAAGGCCCCCGGCACCGTGGCACATGGGAAACCCGCCGAACGGTACCGAGGTGATGTTCATGAGGCCGATGGTCGTGGAGAGCTTCTTTGGCGGGACATCCTTTCCAAAGAGATCCTTTGTGAGGAGCGAGGTGGCAAGGATGGCGTTTGCGATCGTGAGCACGACCTGCGGCAGGACAAGGGTCGAGATCGCCGAGGGGAAATCCGACGGGATCGGGATCACGAGCTGCGGCGGCGGGATCAGGCTTGTGGGGGGAATACCATGCAGGATGATCCCGCCGATGACCCCGACCGCGATCACGCAGATGGAGGAGAGATCGGGGATATGGCGGTAATGGACAAGGAGCAGGAAGAGCAGGATGATGGCAATGCCAAGGACAAAGAAGAACGAGTCTTTGAACACGAAATCGGCCGAGGCCTTAAAGAGGAGGAGGGCAAGGCCGAGCTGGATGCCCCGCACCACGCTCTCCGGCACCCATTTTTCAATAATGGAAAAGAACCTGCCATAGCCAAGAACCAGGAAGAGTACCCCGAGGATGATGCCCGCCGCGGCTATCTCCCCGCTCCCGATGCTCCCCGAGATCACGATGACCGCTATCGCTTTCATCGGTTCGAGCGGGATCGGCAGCCGGTAGTAGAGCCCGGTGAGGATGAACCAGATCCCAAAGAAGAGCAGGATATACCGGGGGTTGACATCGGAGACGAGCGCCACGGCAAGGATGAGCGGGATGATCGTCCCAAAGTCCCCGAGCGACCCGGCAAATTCCGAGAGGGTAAATTTCAGGGGGATGGTTGCTTCGGTCACGATCGCCTGCCTGCCCGGCTGTGTACGGATACCGGTGTTTTCCCCTGTAATGGTCTTTTCTATAGGGGACATGGGGTGCATAAAGAGAATTCAATATATTTATCTGTCTCCTGCCTAACAGTCAATGGGGTGCACAATTGACAGACCTGCTGACGGATCTGCTGATCTATATCGGTTTTGGGGTTATTATGTTCTCAATCGGGATGATTGTCGGGACCCAGCTCCTGAATATGTATTACGGGAAGCATTTCATGGTGGTTGCACAGCAATGCTCTGAAGCCGATTCCGTTGTTCCGATCGTTGACGAGCTCATCAGGGAGACCTGACGGGGAGATTGTTTATGGTTGACATTACCAGTTACAGCCTGATTGGCATCACCTGCCTCTGTTTTGGCCTGATCGTGAGTTTCCAGGTCGCCCATATCAGTTACTGCAGGAAACTCGCAGTCCTTGTACGGCGGTCTATCTCGACAAAGACCATTGCTCCGGTACTTGCGGAATACGAGGCCATGAAAAACAAGAAGTAACCGCTTCCCCGTTCTTTTTTTTCTCTTATGCCGGGATGAAAGCAGGTTAATACCTCCGGCGCCTATGGTAGGGAGAGATGCAGTGCACGATCCTTGCAAGCGGAAGTAAGGGCAACTGTACCTATATCGAAGGACGTTCCGGCGCGTTCCTTATCGATGCGGGACTGAGTGCAAAAGAGACCTTTGCCCGTATGGCACAGGCTAATTGTAATCCTGACGCGATCGAGGCGATCATCGTGACCCACGAGCATGGCGACCATGTCAGGGGACTCGATGTGCTTGCGAGGAAACTCGCCTGCCCGGTGTACGCGACCGCAGGAACGCTCGGGGATTTCCTCGGCCACCGCCGAACCTCGGTCAAGCCTCTGGAGACCCGCGTCTGCCGGTACGACGATGCGTTCATGGTTGCGGGGATGACCGTCACGCCGTTTGCCACCTCCCACGATGCCGCCGAACCCTGCGGTTTTACCGTACAGGACGATGGCCTGACCCTCGGTTATTGTACGGATACGGGGGTTGTCACGGCCGGTATGCTCGCCCGGCTCGGTGCCTGCGACGGGCTGGTTCTCGAAAGCAACCACTGCCCGGAGATGCTTGCAAACGGCCCGTACCCGGAGTCCCTGAAACGGAGGATACGCTCCGACCACGGCCACCTCTCGAACCCTGCTGCGGCAGCCGTCCTGCGGCAGATGGGCAGGGACGTGCCCCCGGTCATCCTCTCGCACTTAAGCGAGATCAACAATACTCCCGAGAAAGCCCGGGCGAGCGCCCGGGACGGGCTCGGGCTCTTTTTTGAAGATACCGGGCTGATCGTTGCTTCCCAGGAAGGCACAAGCACGGCAGTACGGCAGGAACTCCGGCTCTGATACGCCCGGTACGCCTGCACAAAAACGGGTGTTCGGGCGGGGCTGACAGAGTAAAACGTTAATGCTTCCATTACCAATTCACAGAAAGAAACCATCATGCTCTTTCTGGACTTCTCCCGGTACTGCGAGGAGATCGAAGGGATATCCGGCCGTCTCGACATGATCGGGGTGGTGGGCCGGGCCCTTCCCGCGCTCACGCCGGAAGAACTCCCGGTCTTTGTCCGGTTTATCATGGGGAGGATCTTTCCCGACTGGAGCCCGCAGAAACTCGGGATCGGCCCGAACCTCCTGTACGAGGCGGTCGGGTACGTTGCCGGGGTAAAAAAGGAGGCGGTGATCGACCGGATCAACCGGAGCGGGGATGTCGGCCGGGTGGTCGAGGAGTTCCTTTCCAGGAAATCGCAGGTCTCGCTCTCCCACCAGGACCTCGAACTCGTTGAAGTCTACCAGAAACTCATTGCAATATCGGCACGGGGCGGGGCAACCTCCCAGAAAGAGAAACTGCGCACGGTCAAACTGCTCCTGGGCGACGCCACCCCGCTCGAAGGGCGCTACCTCTCCCGGATCATGCTCGAAGAGCTCCGGATCGGTGTGGGCGAGGGGACCGTCCGCGAGGCGATTGCAAAGGCGTTCTCGGTCGATCCGGCGCTGGTCGAACATGCAATGCAGGCGTTAAACGACCTTGGCGAAGTGGCCCGGCTCGCAAAGGAGGCCCCGGAGACCTTAACCGATGTCCGGATCACGCCCTTCCACCCGGTCCGGATGATGCTTGCCCAGCAGGGCTCGATCGCCGGCATGGTGGAGGAGCACGGCGAGGTAGCAGCGGAATACAAGTACGACGGTTCCCGGTTCCAGTTCCATAAGCAGGGCCCAGCCGCAAAGATGTATTCCCGCCGGCTCGAAGACGTGAGCGCGGCGCTCCCCGATGTGATCGAACTGTTGCTCGCCTCGACCGCTCACGATGTGATCCTCGACGGGGAGGTGATCGCGATAAAAGACGGCCGGCCTATGCCCTTCCAGTCGGTGCTCCGCAGGTTCCGGCGCCGGCACGATATCGCCGAGGCAAAAGAGGCGATCCGCATGGTGCCAAACGTCTTCGATATCCTCTACCTTGACGGCGAGACCCTGATCGACCTCCCGTTCTCTGAGCGCAGGA
Protein-coding sequences here:
- a CDS encoding ATP-dependent DNA ligase, with translation MLFLDFSRYCEEIEGISGRLDMIGVVGRALPALTPEELPVFVRFIMGRIFPDWSPQKLGIGPNLLYEAVGYVAGVKKEAVIDRINRSGDVGRVVEEFLSRKSQVSLSHQDLELVEVYQKLIAISARGGATSQKEKLRTVKLLLGDATPLEGRYLSRIMLEELRIGVGEGTVREAIAKAFSVDPALVEHAMQALNDLGEVARLAKEAPETLTDVRITPFHPVRMMLAQQGSIAGMVEEHGEVAAEYKYDGSRFQFHKQGPAAKMYSRRLEDVSAALPDVIELLLASTAHDVILDGEVIAIKDGRPMPFQSVLRRFRRRHDIAEAKEAIRMVPNVFDILYLDGETLIDLPFSERRKKLESVVKEFVAPQVVSGDPAVIEKTYNDALAAGHEGIMIKVRDSPYTPGQRGKNWIKIKPEVDTLDLAVIGAEWGEGKRARVFGSFLVACQDQGRLVPLSRVATGFSDEQLAEVYELLKDTVISRSGKEVTFEPELVFEVGYAELQVSPTYAAGFALRFPRFIRLRDDKDTTEIETLDSIKERYGRQSKSAQAYAG
- the hisD gene encoding histidinol dehydrogenase, yielding MWHAVDVDTWMARRTSQLGAVKETVQGIIDQVRDRGDAAVLELTEKFDKVHQEDLAVDEDAREAAYEKVDPRVTESLIEAEARISRFHELQLPRGLWLNELEPGITLGVKTTPLSRIGAYIPGGRAAYPSTALMCTVPARIAGVEEICCCSPPPIQPLTLVALDIAGVSEVYQCGGAQAIAAMAIGTESIDPVEKIVGPGNVYVTAAKMMLREYAEIDFPAGPSEIAVIADESAVPSFVAADIIAQAEHDPNAACLLIATSEKVAGAVGAEVKKQAEIAPRKEIVLKALNNSGYIVAGDLREAVAISNTVAPEHLSIQVADTLPVLSGIRNAGAIFVGPYTPVACGDYASGTNHVLPTAGYARQYSGLDVHHFCKTSSVQILSREGLESIGDTIETLATAEGLFAHAASVKVRRQEKKNGRTGL
- the brxD gene encoding BREX system ATP-binding protein BrxD is translated as MSTVEPEIKNRRRHESLAIINALRRGTVPASGLARIAVGLELEEGVIARQLDFVADGGGDLKFVRGDYGAGKTFFVARALETAAQKGFVTAHVFISPSASLSKPKVLYQQICAALRTAETDHALKTVIDNWLFAIEERLASAASGMDDAALETATEKEIESSLALIGGNNTGLAAALRTYYQASNTGDYPAAQAAIGWIAGEPTVGRDFRQKAGVRGDVDDATAFFFLAGLVEIVRGAGYRGLVVAIDEMEITQGLQRAQREKSYQTLARLIDALDGGRMPYCYFLFTGTPAFFDSSRGIRSAPPLYDRISVDGDGAFKNPRQPQIQLARFDTAKLELVALKVCEVYSEAYREVDRERVSHRFIRAMIKKITGRFGGRVDIIPRIFLKEFVDVLDKCELYDDFNPSDGYEFEAEHLKGELRAEEEAVMVMDF
- a CDS encoding putative sulfate/molybdate transporter, whose product is MSPIEKTITGENTGIRTQPGRQAIVTEATIPLKFTLSEFAGSLGDFGTIIPLILAVALVSDVNPRYILLFFGIWFILTGLYYRLPIPLEPMKAIAVIVISGSIGSGEIAAAGIILGVLFLVLGYGRFFSIIEKWVPESVVRGIQLGLALLLFKASADFVFKDSFFFVLGIAIILLFLLLVHYRHIPDLSSICVIAVGVIGGIILHGIPPTSLIPPPQLVIPIPSDFPSAISTLVLPQVVLTIANAILATSLLTKDLFGKDVPPKKLSTTIGLMNITSVPFGGFPMCHGAGGLAGQYRYGARTGGASIIAGVIFIVLALFFTSPEVLSIVAVGVLGALLVFVGIEMGRHSLKSDNLPVTCAIGLLALFLSMTVAFIIGMALVYLLLKFRPKTSGDGPVA
- a CDS encoding MBL fold metallo-hydrolase, with the translated sequence MQCTILASGSKGNCTYIEGRSGAFLIDAGLSAKETFARMAQANCNPDAIEAIIVTHEHGDHVRGLDVLARKLACPVYATAGTLGDFLGHRRTSVKPLETRVCRYDDAFMVAGMTVTPFATSHDAAEPCGFTVQDDGLTLGYCTDTGVVTAGMLARLGACDGLVLESNHCPEMLANGPYPESLKRRIRSDHGHLSNPAAAAVLRQMGRDVPPVILSHLSEINNTPEKARASARDGLGLFFEDTGLIVASQEGTSTAVRQELRL